Proteins co-encoded in one Streptomyces roseochromogenus subsp. oscitans DS 12.976 genomic window:
- a CDS encoding MFS transporter: MTPRSGWLNDWNPEDEDAWAAGGHKVARRNLIYSVASEHVAFSVWTLWSVLALFMPPEDITPSQKFLLVTTPTVVGALLRLPYSHAVTRVGGRNWTVLATALLLVPTALAVFFVQRPGTPLWVLVAVAAVAGVGGGNFASSMTNITAFYPQRHQGWALGLNAGGGNLGVAVVQLLGLAVVALAGVRHPAYVAIVYLPVIIVTALLCGRYMDNAAAVRTAPGALREAARDRDTWLISGLYVGTFGSFIGYAFAFGLVLQSQFGATPMQAVSYTFLGPLLGSFSRPFGGWLADRLGAARVTFWTFLAMGAGTGLLILAAHHRQFGLFVAGFTVLFVLTGMGNGSTYKMIPAVFAEKAERQVTGGADAADAFARQRRLAGAVVGIAGAIGALGGAAVNVAFRFSYSGHHASGIPAFAVFIGYYAACMVLLRAVYLSRRPTAQDAPDQEPVRV, translated from the coding sequence ATGACGCCACGCAGCGGCTGGCTGAATGACTGGAACCCCGAAGACGAAGACGCCTGGGCAGCCGGCGGCCACAAAGTGGCGCGCCGCAACCTGATCTACTCCGTGGCCTCGGAGCACGTCGCGTTCTCGGTGTGGACGCTGTGGTCCGTACTCGCGCTGTTCATGCCCCCCGAGGACATCACCCCCAGCCAGAAGTTCCTGCTGGTCACCACCCCCACGGTGGTGGGGGCGCTGCTGCGGCTGCCGTACAGCCACGCCGTCACCCGCGTGGGCGGCCGGAACTGGACGGTGCTGGCCACCGCCCTGCTGCTGGTGCCCACGGCCCTGGCCGTTTTCTTCGTCCAACGGCCCGGCACCCCGCTGTGGGTGCTCGTGGCGGTGGCAGCGGTCGCCGGGGTCGGCGGCGGGAATTTCGCATCGTCGATGACGAACATCACCGCGTTCTACCCGCAGCGGCACCAGGGCTGGGCGCTCGGCCTGAACGCAGGTGGCGGCAACCTCGGCGTCGCGGTGGTCCAGCTGCTCGGCCTGGCCGTCGTGGCGCTCGCCGGAGTGAGGCATCCCGCCTACGTGGCGATCGTCTACCTGCCGGTCATCATCGTCACGGCGCTGCTGTGCGGCCGGTACATGGACAACGCCGCGGCCGTCCGCACCGCCCCCGGGGCACTGCGTGAAGCCGCCCGGGACCGCGACACCTGGCTGATCTCCGGCCTGTACGTCGGCACGTTCGGGTCTTTCATCGGCTACGCGTTCGCGTTCGGGCTGGTGCTGCAGAGCCAGTTCGGCGCCACGCCGATGCAGGCCGTCTCCTACACGTTCCTCGGCCCGCTGCTCGGCTCGTTCTCGCGCCCGTTCGGCGGCTGGCTCGCCGACCGGCTGGGCGCGGCACGCGTCACCTTCTGGACTTTCCTGGCCATGGGTGCCGGCACGGGTCTGCTGATTCTCGCCGCGCACCACCGTCAATTCGGGCTGTTCGTGGCAGGGTTCACCGTGCTGTTCGTGCTCACCGGCATGGGGAACGGCTCCACGTACAAGATGATCCCTGCCGTGTTCGCTGAGAAGGCCGAACGGCAGGTGACCGGCGGTGCGGACGCCGCTGACGCGTTCGCTCGGCAGCGGCGTCTGGCCGGGGCGGTCGTCGGCATCGCCGGAGCGATCGGCGCCCTCGGGGGCGCGGCCGTCAACGTCGCCTTCAGGTTCTCCTACAGCGGACACCACGCCTCCGGCATCCCCGCTTTCGCCGTGTTCATCGGCTACTACGCGGCATGCATGGTGCTGCTGCGGGCGGTGTACCTGAGCCGCAGGCCGACCGCCCAGGACGCCCCGGATCAGGAGCCCGTACGTGTCTGA
- a CDS encoding SDR family oxidoreductase, producing MTEGALRIAVVSGASSGIGAAVAEVFLERGYTTVGLSRRGNPDLAQRSGYIDRTADLRDAEIVRQAVASVPEVAEHGVKAVVLNAGYSPDPVDLPKLPWETVADTYTTNVATALNLVQATCGLLKQADGGSLTFVGASLANGYKPERFAYAASKAAMTTLMRACSAEFADDGVVSNEVRPGPVATAMTMTGLDGTVNEQILRAINQGFGTDWLKSPRTVAEWIVAIAEFPSNGPTGQIFNYSRKVL from the coding sequence ATGACGGAGGGTGCCCTCCGCATCGCGGTCGTCTCCGGAGCCTCTTCCGGCATCGGTGCGGCCGTGGCCGAAGTGTTCCTGGAGCGCGGATACACCACGGTCGGCCTCTCCCGGCGCGGCAACCCCGACCTGGCGCAGCGGTCCGGCTATATCGATCGCACCGCTGACCTGCGGGATGCCGAAATCGTGCGGCAGGCTGTCGCCTCCGTGCCCGAAGTCGCGGAACACGGGGTGAAGGCCGTCGTGCTGAACGCCGGGTACTCGCCTGACCCGGTGGACCTGCCCAAGCTCCCTTGGGAGACGGTCGCGGACACCTACACCACCAACGTGGCAACCGCGCTGAACCTGGTGCAGGCCACCTGCGGGCTGCTCAAGCAGGCCGACGGCGGATCGCTGACTTTTGTGGGGGCGAGCCTGGCCAACGGATATAAGCCCGAACGTTTCGCTTATGCCGCCAGCAAAGCCGCCATGACCACCCTCATGCGGGCGTGCTCGGCGGAGTTCGCCGACGACGGCGTCGTCAGCAACGAGGTACGTCCCGGCCCCGTGGCCACCGCCATGACCATGACCGGGCTGGACGGCACCGTGAACGAGCAGATTCTCCGCGCCATCAACCAGGGTTTCGGCACCGATTGGCTCAAGTCCCCGCGCACCGTCGCGGAATGGATCGTCGCGATCGCCGAATTCCCGTCGAACGGGCCTACGGGCCAAATATTCAACTACAGCCGCAAAGTTCTCTGA
- a CDS encoding acyl carrier protein — translation MATKTEQLRAWLTGLHQEPVTVDDETDLIESGLVTSLQFVQMVMEIERIHGTKLEPGVITIEKMRTVKAIEEAVFQPQPEAV, via the coding sequence ATGGCAACCAAGACCGAACAGCTGCGTGCGTGGCTCACCGGGCTGCACCAGGAACCCGTCACCGTCGACGACGAGACCGACCTCATCGAGTCCGGGCTCGTGACCAGTCTGCAGTTCGTGCAGATGGTGATGGAGATCGAGCGCATCCACGGCACCAAGCTGGAGCCCGGCGTCATCACCATCGAGAAGATGCGCACGGTCAAGGCAATCGAGGAGGCTGTCTTCCAGCCACAGCCCGAGGCTGTCTGA
- a CDS encoding cytochrome P450: MSAAAAAPAALLAEPYWFRRLPPDRDVHFLDDGVVAVTGNAAVQEALAHPAIVAEHPLKASARAFGPNVLDADGPEHKAFRALLAPVLSAGRIAEYKQQLMPRLIENLVDDLAGVETSDFYDLYAHKIPYGIVCTILGIDLALEGRFHTLTRPLARLLDYPTVETEATHANTAALLEIIEKQRAAHSGQGSSLLETIERTRNRKGIHLSDSEVRSTALLFFIAGTETSSAYITSLVYCMGRLMLSLDELRDEAVRDAFIEEALRLFPPVQTVVRFAGEDANIGGVTVPRHSAVLASIAGANRDPRLFEHPDRFQIGRGLKGSIPFAAGAHACPGAALAKTEFSLLIQYLTDRFREISVTRDQRRMDSQSFSHPVGFTVQFTPR, from the coding sequence ATGAGCGCCGCTGCCGCTGCCCCGGCCGCACTGCTGGCGGAGCCGTACTGGTTCCGGCGTCTGCCCCCCGACCGCGATGTGCACTTCCTGGACGACGGCGTCGTGGCGGTCACCGGCAACGCCGCCGTACAAGAGGCCCTCGCGCACCCGGCGATCGTCGCCGAGCACCCGCTCAAGGCGAGCGCCCGTGCGTTCGGCCCGAATGTGCTCGACGCCGACGGCCCCGAACACAAGGCGTTCCGCGCACTGCTGGCTCCCGTGCTGTCGGCCGGGCGTATCGCCGAGTACAAGCAGCAGTTGATGCCGCGCCTGATAGAGAACCTGGTCGACGACCTGGCAGGAGTCGAGACCAGCGACTTCTACGACCTCTACGCCCACAAGATCCCCTACGGCATCGTCTGCACCATCCTCGGCATCGACCTCGCGCTCGAGGGCCGCTTCCACACCCTGACCCGGCCGCTCGCCAGGCTCCTGGACTACCCCACCGTGGAGACCGAGGCGACCCACGCCAACACCGCTGCGCTGCTGGAGATCATCGAGAAGCAGCGCGCTGCCCACTCAGGCCAGGGGTCCTCGCTGCTGGAGACCATCGAACGCACCCGCAACCGCAAGGGCATCCACCTGTCCGACAGCGAGGTCCGCTCCACGGCGCTGCTGTTCTTCATCGCGGGAACCGAGACGTCCAGCGCGTACATCACGTCGCTGGTGTACTGCATGGGGCGCCTGATGCTGTCGCTCGACGAGCTGCGTGACGAGGCTGTGCGGGACGCCTTCATCGAAGAAGCGCTGCGGCTGTTCCCCCCGGTACAGACGGTCGTCAGATTCGCCGGCGAGGACGCGAACATCGGCGGCGTCACCGTGCCCCGCCACTCGGCCGTGCTCGCGTCGATCGCCGGGGCCAACCGTGACCCCCGCCTCTTCGAGCATCCCGACCGGTTCCAGATCGGCCGCGGTCTGAAGGGTTCCATCCCGTTTGCGGCAGGGGCCCACGCGTGCCCGGGCGCAGCCCTCGCCAAGACAGAGTTCTCCCTGCTGATCCAGTACCTGACCGACCGGTTCCGTGAGATCTCCGTCACCCGGGACCAGCGCCGTATGGACAGCCAGTCCTTCTCCCATCCGGTCGGCTTCACCGTCCAGTTCACCCCGAGGTAA
- a CDS encoding AMP-binding protein, translated as MDTGSIYGPLTQPATIHKAFHRVAQLHPQRPAARAGHRSVTYAQMAADSRRIAAQLIRRGIGPGDIVPVLSRRSVELPAVLLGILSTGAAYGMLDVRWPPRRLGRFLRRMNAPLAIADTTGAQDLLGPETPLLTVEELHATPAEPVPLVAADPWDCATVFWTSGSTGTPKAVLSPHQATTRLFTRPGFLDYGPAPVMIHAAAVAWDAFTLELWGMLLTGGTLLVHTPDVLLPADIRSCIRDHGATHLFLTPSLADVIVAGDIDCLAGLRCLMVGGDKPTPATCQKLLAAYPDMELVNGYGPVESCVFATTHPITLADAHSAQSIPAGQAVPGTGVHIVADGRVLPSGQVGEVALSGVGLALGYLDEPESTDSAFRTVAIGDQLTRVYLTGDHGHVDARGVLHFAGRRDAQIKIAGHRIEPAEIEAAALSLGAGRAVALPLPDAAGNTRLVLFTEPPAPAVNEQNLHTRLKETLPAYMVPARVHVVPEMPLLDNTKINKRALAERFGYPV; from the coding sequence ATGGATACCGGCAGCATCTACGGGCCGCTCACGCAGCCCGCGACCATTCACAAGGCTTTCCACCGTGTGGCGCAGCTGCACCCGCAGCGGCCGGCGGCCCGCGCCGGCCACCGGTCCGTCACCTACGCACAGATGGCGGCCGATTCCCGCCGCATCGCCGCGCAACTGATCCGGCGCGGCATCGGCCCAGGAGACATCGTCCCGGTGCTCTCCCGCCGGAGCGTCGAGCTGCCCGCAGTGCTGCTGGGCATCCTGTCGACCGGCGCCGCCTACGGCATGCTCGACGTCCGCTGGCCGCCGCGCCGCCTCGGCCGGTTCCTGCGCCGTATGAACGCTCCCCTGGCCATCGCGGACACCACCGGAGCCCAGGATCTCCTGGGCCCGGAAACCCCGCTGCTGACGGTGGAGGAGCTGCACGCGACTCCCGCTGAACCGGTACCCCTGGTTGCGGCGGACCCGTGGGACTGCGCCACGGTGTTCTGGACGTCCGGCAGCACCGGCACACCCAAGGCCGTGCTGTCCCCGCACCAGGCCACGACCCGGCTGTTCACCCGGCCCGGCTTTCTGGACTACGGCCCCGCCCCCGTGATGATCCACGCGGCGGCCGTCGCCTGGGACGCGTTCACCCTCGAACTGTGGGGCATGCTGCTGACGGGCGGCACACTGCTCGTCCACACGCCGGACGTGCTGCTGCCCGCCGACATCCGCTCCTGCATCCGCGACCACGGTGCGACTCACCTGTTCCTCACCCCGTCGCTGGCGGATGTGATCGTCGCCGGGGACATCGACTGTCTCGCGGGACTGCGCTGCCTGATGGTCGGCGGTGACAAGCCCACCCCCGCCACCTGTCAGAAACTGCTCGCTGCGTACCCGGACATGGAGCTGGTCAACGGCTACGGGCCGGTGGAGTCCTGCGTGTTCGCCACCACGCATCCCATCACCCTGGCCGATGCGCACTCCGCGCAGTCCATCCCCGCCGGGCAAGCGGTGCCCGGCACCGGCGTGCACATCGTGGCGGACGGCCGCGTGCTGCCGTCCGGCCAGGTGGGCGAGGTCGCCCTGAGCGGGGTCGGCCTGGCGCTCGGCTATCTCGACGAGCCGGAGTCGACCGACTCCGCGTTCCGCACCGTCGCCATCGGCGACCAGCTGACTCGCGTCTACCTGACCGGCGACCACGGCCACGTCGACGCCCGGGGAGTGCTCCACTTCGCAGGACGCAGGGACGCGCAGATCAAGATTGCCGGACACCGCATCGAACCAGCCGAAATCGAAGCCGCTGCCCTGTCCCTCGGGGCCGGGCGCGCGGTAGCGCTGCCGCTGCCGGACGCGGCCGGGAACACGCGCCTGGTGCTGTTCACCGAACCCCCCGCGCCGGCCGTGAACGAGCAGAACCTGCACACCCGGCTCAAGGAAACGCTCCCGGCGTACATGGTGCCCGCACGGGTGCACGTGGTCCCCGAGATGCCGCTGCTGGACAACACCAAGATCAACAAGAGGGCCCTGGCGGAACGATTCGGCTACCCCGTCTGA
- a CDS encoding cupin domain-containing protein — MKINWDNHEVLPAQGIALSRRFAFGQEMSCLRVEADQSGDLNLPQHWHTNEQWVVVTEGSIRFVCEGTEYELNAGDVAYIPSGQKHTATYVGPEGAVLLEFSAPPRLDLAPGSIVPSSMRYDD; from the coding sequence GTGAAGATCAACTGGGATAACCATGAGGTACTGCCGGCTCAGGGCATCGCCCTCTCCCGCCGGTTCGCATTCGGCCAGGAGATGTCCTGTCTGCGCGTGGAAGCGGACCAGTCCGGCGACCTGAACCTTCCTCAGCACTGGCACACGAACGAGCAGTGGGTGGTCGTCACCGAAGGCTCCATCCGCTTCGTGTGCGAGGGCACCGAGTACGAGCTGAACGCCGGGGACGTGGCCTACATACCCTCCGGCCAGAAGCACACCGCCACCTACGTCGGCCCCGAGGGTGCCGTCCTGCTGGAGTTCTCCGCCCCGCCACGCCTGGACCTGGCTCCGGGTTCGATCGTCCCGTCGTCCATGCGCTACGACGACTGA